The DNA segment AAACTCCATCAATTTATTAAAAAAGGATAAACAGGAATTCACCTGCAAAGGCGTTGTTTTTTCAGGTGGCGTTCTTGGAACCAATGAACTGCTACTGAAATTAAAAAAAACCTCCCTGCCACGCCTTTCTGAAAAGGTGGGACATGACATTCGTACCAATTCTGAAAGCCTGGTCACGGTCACCTCTACTGACAAAAACGCCACTTTTTCCAAAGGAGTGGCCATTGGTTCCATCCTGCATACCGATGATAACAGCCATGTCGAACCTGTCCGCTATGCTCCGGGCAATGGGTTCTGGCGGTTATTGCTCATCCCTATGGTTTATGAGAAAAATCCCTTGAAACGGTTTGGAAAACTGGGAATGGACTATCTTCGGCATCCGCTGAAAAATCTGAAAGTCATGTCTGTGAATGACTGGTCAAAACAAACACAGATCCTGCTGTTCATGCAGACCCTGGACAGCAAACTGAAGTTATCCCTGGCACCGTTTGGTCAGATGATGACTTCTCTGGTAGAAGGCCCCGCCCCGAGTTCCTTTATTCCCGAAGCGGAACAAATCGCGGGTAAATTTGCCAGTATTGTTAATGGAAAACCACAGGTCCTGTTCAACGAAACATTGTTGGGCATTCCCACGACCGCCCATATTTTGGGAGGAGCCATCAAGGGAAAAGACGCGGCAGAAGGTGTGGTTGATAAATATAACCGGGTCTTTGGTTATCAAAACATGATGGTTTGTGACGGTTCTATGGTTTCGGCCAATCCCGGAGTCAATCCATCCCTGACCATCACCGCCTTGTCGGAACATGCCATGAGTAAGATTCCGGCTAAATAACCAGATTTCTAATCTGGCGTAAATTCATGAATCGTACTGCTTATAAAATCAGTTCACGTATTCTAAACACAATCGAAAGTTCCCAATAGGAGAAATCATGATAAATCTTAAAGTTTTCAAAGATGAAACAACTCGTACTAAAGCGATCGAATGGGGTCTGGACAGATTAAAGCAATTATTCCCGGGCATTGATGTTGAAGAAAAACTGAAACAACCGCTGGGTGAATTGCTGGGACGTCCTTCAGTAAGAACCCCGAAACCACAGGCACCCGCAAAAGAAGTACCCAAACCAGCCACCAACAATATCCTGAATCTGGCCTCAATTCTTGACTCATCCGCCCGCGAGTTTCCCTTGCAGACCGCGCTTGTGCTGGGTGACAAAACCTTCAATTATGCCCAACTCAATGGTGCTGCCAATAAAATCGCAAACGGCTTGCTTCAGGCTGGAATCAAAAAAGGAGATCGAGTCGCGTTAACCTGCCCCAATCTTCCCTATTTTCCCATGGCGTATTACGGCATTTTGAAAGCCGGAGCAGTGGTGGTTCCCATCAATGTCCTGCTTAAAGACAAGGAAATTGAATATGTTTTAAAAGATTCTGAAGCCAAAGCCTATTTCTGCTTTTCCGGTACCCCTGAACTCCCGATGGGTGAATGGGGTTGGAAGGCCTTCAATAATGTCAAAACCTGTAACCATTTCATCTTGATGACTCCTGATCCTGCCGCAGCGTCACCTATTGAAGGTGCCACTACGTTGGGACAATTCATGAAAGATCCGTCACCTGTTGCGGAAACTGCTTCCACAGCGCCTCAAGACTCTGCTGTTATTCTTTACACATCAGGAACAACAGGAAATCCAAAGGGTGCCGAACTGAGTCATGTCAATCTCATGATGAATACCTTTGTCGCCAGAGATTTATTACAGACACCAAGAGGGGAAACACAATTGATTGTGTTACCAATGTTTCATTCCTTCGGACAGGTTGTCCAGATGAATACCGGAATCCTTTGCGCTCACAAACTGGTGCTGGTTCCAAGGTTTGAACCGGGAATGGTGCTGGAATTACTTGAAAAACAGGCAGTGAATATATTTTGTGGTGTTCCTACCATGTATTGGGCCTTGCTGAATCATCCACAGAAAGACGCAGTTCAGAAAGTCCGGGATGCCAAACACCTGCGGTTGTGTGCGTCAGGTGGCGCGGCGATTCCAGTGGAAATCATCAAGCAGTTTGAAGATTTTTTTGAGGTGCCCATTCTGGAAGGCTATGGTTTGTCAGAAACATCTCCAATTGCCACTTTCAATCACATGCATCACACACGCATTCCCGGTTCTGTCGGAACACCGGTCTGGGGCGTTGATGTCAAAATTGTGGATACTGAAGACAATGAAGTGCCCGCAGAAACGGTTGGAGAAATCGCGATTCGTGGGCACAATGTAATGAAAGGCTATCTCAATCGCCCCGAAGCCACTGCTGAAGTCATGAAAGGCGGCTGGTTTCATTCTGGGGATCTCGGAAAAAAAGACAAGGAAGGACATATTTATATTGTAGACCGCGTGAAAGACATGATCATTCGTGGTGGTTTCAATGTATATCCCCGTGAAATTGAGGAAGTCCTGATGACCAACCCGGGAATTTCACTGACTGCGGTGATTGGTGTGCCTGATCCTAAAATGGGTGAGGAGATCAAGGCCTTTATAGTCCTGAAAGAGGGTGCAAAATTGACTCCTAAAGAGATCATTGCATGGTCCAAGGAAAGCATGGCAGATTATAAATATCCCCGAATTGTGGAAATCTGCAAAACGCTGCCGATGACCGCCACAGGCAAGATTCTTAAAAAAGAATTGAAAACTCAATAACACCAACCAGATATCTGACAGGAATTCACATGACACAGAATTACAGAATTTCCAAAGACAGCAGCCAGATTCGTCTTCTGCTGTACAAAGAAGCAACACTCTTGTCGCCCTTGGCCCATAACCATGTGATGGTGATTACAGACCTTGACGGCATGATTCGTTATGATGCGCAAAATATTGGCAAATCCGGACTCAGTGTCACCATTCCTGTCTCAACATTTAATGTGGATTCAGAACAGTTCCGGCGCGAAGAAGGGCCAGATTTTGCCAGCAAAATTTCTGATCGGGATATAAAAAAAACGACGGAAATCATGCTGGATAAAGATATTCTTTACGCTAGAAAATTTCCGACCATGTCTCTGGATTCCCTGTCAGTATCCGGCCAACTTCCCCAACTTTCTGTCAAAACCAGTATTTGCATCAAGGGCAATGTCTGTGAAGTGATGTTGCCGGTCCATGTTGACATAGAAGCAAACCAGATGAAAATCGCTGGTGAGATCATGTTGAAGCAGACTGATTTCAAAATAAAACCCGTCAGTGTTTTGCTGGGAAGCATCAAGGTGCAGAATGAGTTTCAGGTAAAATTTAATATCGTTGCTGAGTTGGAATAAGACATCATCGTGGCACAGAAGTTATTGTTGGCGAGATCCATCAATCCTTCTGTGCGGCAATGACAAATGTGACTTCATTCCCCTTGTCATTATAACTCAATGATTTGCAATATATTTTTGACAGAATCAGTCCTCTTCCGTTTTCCCACAAAATTGCGTCCTCAGAGAATGCATCAGGAATCTGACGCCAGTCGAAACCGTTGCCTTCATCTGTAATGGTGAAGGTTGCTTCCATGGGGGTATATTCTAATCTAATGTGCACCTGTCGTTCAAGATACTGAGGATTTTGGGTTCTTTCTTTCACTAGCTTATCCCAGTTGCCTTCTGTTTGTGCTAATCGTTTTTCTTCTCCATTTATTTCCCAGTTACCATGTTCAATGGCGTTGGCTAGCAATTCATAAAATACCGTCTGGATGGATACGACCTGAGAGATGTAGTGTGAATTATAGAAATATTGTAATAGACACTGGCTGGTACTTGCCATCAAAGTGATATCACTCTGAAGATGCATTTCACAGCACAGATAATCCAGATTTTCATAATTGATACGAAGTGCTTTTTGTTCATGGATAAATCCGAATACTGAACGGAGTGTGTCTTCAATGACAGACAGGCTGGATGGTTTTCTGAAAAAAGTGGTTGCCCCACCACGCAGCGCTTCCAGAATGATACTTTCATCTCCATGAGCACTGGTCACAATGACCGGGATTCCTTTATTCTTGATACGTATTTTTTTTAACAATGTAAGGCCATCCATCACAGGCATTTTGACATCGGTAATCACCATATCCACAGCCTGATTTTCCATTAACTGGAGAGCAACTTTTCCGTTTTCCGCTTCGAGTATTTTCACAGGATAAGGACTGAGTGAATGTATCACACGGGATAACGTTTTGCAGATATTTGGTTCATCATCCACAATCAATGCGGTAATGATAAAAGACATGGAGAGCTCGCTATTTTATGTTGATGGCAGACTGATTTCGAAAGTGGTTCCTTGTTTTGGTTTGCTTTTGACAGTAATTTCACCGTGATGATGCTGGATAATATTATAGCTGATAGATAGTCCCAAACCGGTTCCTGTGCCAGCATCTTTGGTAGTAAAAAAAGGATCAAATATATGCTTTAGAATCTTTTCCGGAATGCCATGGCCATCGTCTGTTACGCTGATCAATACAGTTCCATGATTATTTGTTTTTTGCTTGAATTCAGTACTGATGGTTAGTTTCCCATGACCATTAGGCATTATTGCGTCATGGGCATTTGTGAAAAGATTGACAAATACCTGTTCTAACTGGTGA comes from the SAR324 cluster bacterium genome and includes:
- a CDS encoding GMC family oxidoreductase, producing the protein MKQEQKYDYDYIVIGSGFGGSVSALRLAEKGYNVLVIEKGKWYKPLDFAKTNWDLKRWMWMPAARFYGIFKMSLFQHVSILSGVGVGGGSLVYANTLPVPKEKFYKTGAWAHLGDWEKELKPYYDLALKMLGATPNPEMQVGDKVLERIAKDMGREAHYGPTNVAVFFGKPEKTVKDPYFGGEGPERTGCNFCGSCMVGCRVGAKNTLDKNYLYLAQKKGAKIQAETQVYDVVPLDEADGSTGYKVKCENSINLLKKDKQEFTCKGVVFSGGVLGTNELLLKLKKTSLPRLSEKVGHDIRTNSESLVTVTSTDKNATFSKGVAIGSILHTDDNSHVEPVRYAPGNGFWRLLLIPMVYEKNPLKRFGKLGMDYLRHPLKNLKVMSVNDWSKQTQILLFMQTLDSKLKLSLAPFGQMMTSLVEGPAPSSFIPEAEQIAGKFASIVNGKPQVLFNETLLGIPTTAHILGGAIKGKDAAEGVVDKYNRVFGYQNMMVCDGSMVSANPGVNPSLTITALSEHAMSKIPAK
- a CDS encoding long-chain fatty acid--CoA ligase, whose protein sequence is MLNLASILDSSAREFPLQTALVLGDKTFNYAQLNGAANKIANGLLQAGIKKGDRVALTCPNLPYFPMAYYGILKAGAVVVPINVLLKDKEIEYVLKDSEAKAYFCFSGTPELPMGEWGWKAFNNVKTCNHFILMTPDPAAASPIEGATTLGQFMKDPSPVAETASTAPQDSAVILYTSGTTGNPKGAELSHVNLMMNTFVARDLLQTPRGETQLIVLPMFHSFGQVVQMNTGILCAHKLVLVPRFEPGMVLELLEKQAVNIFCGVPTMYWALLNHPQKDAVQKVRDAKHLRLCASGGAAIPVEIIKQFEDFFEVPILEGYGLSETSPIATFNHMHHTRIPGSVGTPVWGVDVKIVDTEDNEVPAETVGEIAIRGHNVMKGYLNRPEATAEVMKGGWFHSGDLGKKDKEGHIYIVDRVKDMIIRGGFNVYPREIEEVLMTNPGISLTAVIGVPDPKMGEEIKAFIVLKEGAKLTPKEIIAWSKESMADYKYPRIVEICKTLPMTATGKILKKELKTQ
- a CDS encoding YceI family protein, which translates into the protein MTQNYRISKDSSQIRLLLYKEATLLSPLAHNHVMVITDLDGMIRYDAQNIGKSGLSVTIPVSTFNVDSEQFRREEGPDFASKISDRDIKKTTEIMLDKDILYARKFPTMSLDSLSVSGQLPQLSVKTSICIKGNVCEVMLPVHVDIEANQMKIAGEIMLKQTDFKIKPVSVLLGSIKVQNEFQVKFNIVAELE
- a CDS encoding response regulator, with the protein product MSFIITALIVDDEPNICKTLSRVIHSLSPYPVKILEAENGKVALQLMENQAVDMVITDVKMPVMDGLTLLKKIRIKNKGIPVIVTSAHGDESIILEALRGGATTFFRKPSSLSVIEDTLRSVFGFIHEQKALRINYENLDYLCCEMHLQSDITLMASTSQCLLQYFYNSHYISQVVSIQTVFYELLANAIEHGNWEINGEEKRLAQTEGNWDKLVKERTQNPQYLERQVHIRLEYTPMEATFTITDEGNGFDWRQIPDAFSEDAILWENGRGLILSKIYCKSLSYNDKGNEVTFVIAAQKD